The Coffea arabica cultivar ET-39 chromosome 9e, Coffea Arabica ET-39 HiFi, whole genome shotgun sequence genome has a window encoding:
- the LOC113709285 gene encoding mediator of RNA polymerase II transcription subunit 21-like — MDIITQLQEQVNTIAGLAFNTFGTLQRDAPPVRLSPNYPEPPANPSSAAEDAASLAEQPKLMSAALVNAAKQFDLLVAALPLAEGGEEAQLKRIAELQAENDAVGRELQKQLEAADKELKQVQELFRQATDNCLNLKKPD, encoded by the coding sequence ATGGATATAATAACTCAACTGCAAGAACAGGTGAATACAATTGCAGGTCTTGCCTTCAACACCTTTGGGACGCTTCAAAGGGATGCTCCTCCAGTTAGGTTGTCTCCTAATTATCCGGAACCTCCTGCTAATCCATCTAGTGCTGCAGAGGATGCAGCTAGTCTTGCTGAGCAACCAAAGCTCATGAGTGCTGCACTTGTCAACGCTGCCAAGCAGTTTGATCTGTTGGTAGCTGCCCTTCCATTAGCTGAGGGAGGTGAAGAAGCTCAGCTGAAAAGAATTGCAGAACTTCAGGCTGAAAATGATGCTGTAGGCCGAGAACTACAAAAACAACTGGAAGCTGCGGATAAGGAATTAAAGCAGGTGCAGGAGTTGTTCAGGCAAGCAACAGACAACTGCTTGAACTTAAAGAAACCAGATTGA